The Gossypium arboreum isolate Shixiya-1 chromosome 2, ASM2569848v2, whole genome shotgun sequence region TTTGTTCGATTTTTTTCAGCGATTTTCTCCGTCGATCAACTCATCGATAAAGGGAGAGAAAAAGGGGAAAATCCGATTTTTGTTTTAATTGGGGTTTTGCTATGGCTGCAAATATTAATACGGCTAATTTCAATACCTCTTCCGCTTCAGTGACAACTGTTAATCACTCTCCCAGTAGCCCTAAACAATCACATCGCGCTACGAGGGCGGGTTCTTCGACTAGGACTGGAATCGGTCGTCGAGAACCCGACCCGATCGCCGGTGTTCCGTTATCGCCTTCGTCTTCTTCGTCGTCGCCACCGCCATTAATAGCTGCGACTGAGCAGCCACCTGTTGTGGCGGTGGTTGAGGAGGAAGGCGGGGAGAATGCGGGTTCTGGGTCTAATGGAAATGCGGGTAAGAGGCCCGCTTGGAACAAACCTTCTAACGGTGATGCCGAGATTGCGGCCGTCATGGGGACCCATAGGTGGCCTGCTTTGTCTGATTCCGCTAAGGCTTCTCCCAAATCCTCTTCAGATTCACCCAGAGCTTCATTGGATGGATCATCATCTTCTCCTCCTGTTGTCCCCGTTTCTCAGGTTTGTTTTCCTAAATTTAAGaccttttttaaataaaaaaaattcaatttaatcgcTACCATTTCTAGTTTATTTATTACCAACTGTTAAAATAGCTGAAATTAACTGTTTTAACTGAACCAAATTAATTAACCAAAGGATCAAAAGAATCTTGAATTGTATTTCATTTTATGGAATCTGCATAATGTTCTTTGCATGAATATAGGAAGTATTTAGAGATTCATTTGCTCAAATTTATATATGATGTAATTTTGTTTTCTTGGAGGTTACTTATCTGGATGGTTTTGTTATACTTAGCAATCTGTAATTTGTAGGGGAGTGGAAGTGCGTCATCATCTTCCGCTTTGCAGAAACCAGTCAGCAACAGTGCAAACTCAAATTTGAATTTGACTCCGAACCATGCTCCTATACGCCAGAGGTCAATGAAACGCAATAGTAATAACTCGGCATCTAATGGCAGTCTCTCACAGCCTCCACCTCAAGGTCCTATTGTTGAATTACCTGTTAATAGCCCTTCTTCAAGGGACCAGACACAGAGAAGTGGATTTGCATCACAGTCTCATGCTGGTAGTAATGATCACCAACACCCACGGAATTCATTCAGACAACGTAATGGTGGTCCACATCCACGAGGAGAGGGTTCTCACCATCAGAATTTTGGAGGAAGGCGCAATCAAGATCATGGAAATCATGAGTGGAATGGTCGAAATTTTAATAACAGGGATGGTCACATGCAGCCAAGAGTTGCTCCTAGGTTAATGAGGCATCCCCCCCCACCTCCTCTGCCTAATACTTTACCATTTATTGCTCACACTCCTATGCGGCCTTTTGGCACCCCAATGGGGTATCCTGGTAAGCTGTTCTTTCACTATTGTTGTTGCTTTTTTTTGGTTAAGGATGAGTGACATTCTGAATTTACTGTAATCTCTCTGCCTCCTTTCAGAATTGGCATCTCTTTATATGGTCCCAGCTGCTCCTCCAGAGTCACTTAGAGGTTTGCCATTTGTTGCCTCAATGTCCCCAATGTTTTTCCCAGCCCCTGAGCCTCATGACAATCAGTTGCATGCTAGTATAGTGAATCAGATAGATTATTATTTCAGGTAATGCTTTGTTTGCATGGTAACTTAGGTCAACTTCGTTAATTCAGTGGGCATATCTTGGTATTGATGTCACCCACAAAGCTAACTGCCTGATTCTTTGTTGCAGTAATGAAAATCTAATTAAGGATACCTACTTGAGGCAGAACATGGATGACCAGGGCTGGGTTCCTATTAAATTAATAGCCGGCTTCAAAAAGGTGAGTTTTTTTTCAGAATGTGGAGCTAGCTTCATGCCTGATTGTGTAGTTCCTGTGCTCAGAGCTAGTTTCATCTGTTAGCGTTATGCATGTTTATAACATCTGCACCTGCGGACTTATCTGTTATATTTTTGAGGCAAGTTATGTGGTTATTATTAAAAGCAAACCTATTTTAATTGAAGTTAATGCTGTTGTCATTT contains the following coding sequences:
- the LOC108452671 gene encoding la-related protein 1C-like — protein: MAANINTANFNTSSASVTTVNHSPSSPKQSHRATRAGSSTRTGIGRREPDPIAGVPLSPSSSSSSPPPLIAATEQPPVVAVVEEEGGENAGSGSNGNAGKRPAWNKPSNGDAEIAAVMGTHRWPALSDSAKASPKSSSDSPRASLDGSSSSPPVVPVSQGSGSASSSSALQKPVSNSANSNLNLTPNHAPIRQRSMKRNSNNSASNGSLSQPPPQGPIVELPVNSPSSRDQTQRSGFASQSHAGSNDHQHPRNSFRQRNGGPHPRGEGSHHQNFGGRRNQDHGNHEWNGRNFNNRDGHMQPRVAPRLMRHPPPPPLPNTLPFIAHTPMRPFGTPMGYPELASLYMVPAAPPESLRGLPFVASMSPMFFPAPEPHDNQLHASIVNQIDYYFSNENLIKDTYLRQNMDDQGWVPIKLIAGFKKVSLLTDNIQLITDALQSSTVVEVQGDKVRKRIDWMRWIMPPSVHFPTMSGQDTLAARVQNISLDQRTANQSGASNPEDSDAGRPSYGDFSNQSQLFNNEGSTAGAHGGPASN